acacggactcaattggacatagacccgattggacacggactcgtttgcacacggacccgatcgcacacgatacgattccgcattgcaaatagtacatgggttagcgacttagaCGAGGTGGGTGCGGAAGGGGGAACCCGCTTGCAcctccccgtgtgtgtgtgggggggagGGAcgtgtgcgtgcatgcgtgcgcgtgtatgtgtgtgcacaAAGCATTATCTGCGccacatggatttgcgactataaaatcctcttataaaatagccatgtaaccctaaagttgcctgctaatcgcgattgcattgttgccgctttattccgatcgcgattggctgtctcgcgcttgactcgcttcgtgTGCGAGAGTCGTGGTTTGACAGTTTAGTcgagagtagctgtcattgaattttgacagctatcATGTGAATATGCATATTGATGTGCACGTAACAAATCGGTTATGTGCATATTattgcacattttttttaaaagagattagtaagagagagagagggaagaaataaaaaaactttcaggtaataataaaaaaagaaataacatcaaatataatttataattaaaataaaaatttaatttaaaatattacattctaACAGTCAGCGTCTTCTCTACATATTTGACAGagcatgaattttttttggaaagaaagaaggaaagaaaagaggtgagagagagatgaggagaaagaagaaataagaagaaaaacatcaggtaatatagtaaaataaagaataacattaaaatttaatataacttataattacatcaggtaatagtaaaataaagaataacattaaaatttaatataacttattatttaaaatatattttaacagttCGCGTGTTTTACGTATCTGACAgaacatacattttattagaaatagaaaaggaaaggaaacaTATTACagacaaagaaagagagagagagagaaagagtaagggagaattaaataacttaGAAAATGAAACAGCGATTTTGTGAAGAAACAGCGATATTGAAAAGAAGAAACagaaagagttaaaaaaaaaaaaaaaaaaaagaacaaagaaataagagaaaaatcaggtaataatgaaatagaaagtaatattaaaatgtaatataattaataatttaagtaataatttaatttgaaataatatattttaaccgtttgcgtattttatgtattagagagaggaaaaaagtgagagaaagagagagagagaaatggagagaggaaagaaataagaaggtaAAATATCgggtaaaattattaattgtttgttataaaaaaagggaaatagaataaggaatattattaatttgatattttgcgTACTTTTCGTATTTTACAGTTTTCAGAAAGAGAGCAAGaaagagatgagagagagagagagagagagagaaaaggagaaagagaaaaagagacaggcaaaaggaagaaatgagaaagaaaatatcaggtgataataaaataaggaataacgttaaaatatagataatttataataggCAATTTTTGGCGAttgtttggtacatgtaccaaggTTGATATTGGTAGGGGTGGAGCTTATCTTGATACGATGTACCACTACCATATACCACTATGAACGCTAAAACGGacttgttcttttttcttttttcataccgcagatttggaaaaaactattttacttCGTTGCAAGGTATAGCTGGTATCAACCAGAAATGTATCAAAATGGTTAGCCACGCCTTAACCAAAAAGTACCAAACACGCGAAAACGCTCTGGTACATATTGGTACACTTTGATACATGTATCAaacgatcgccaaaaatcgcctaatataaataaaaatttaatttaaaataatacatttaacagTTCGTGTACTTTACGTATCTAACAGagcataaattttatcagaaaaggaaagagattaaaaagaatgaagggagaaagagagagagagaaagtaagggagaaagaatttaaaaagagaagCAGCAATATTCGTAGAAAGAAGGAACAGAAAGAgagtgaaaaaaaaggaagacaaagagaaaaaagagtgTAAGAAAGGAGAAACATCaagtaatagtaaaataaaaaataacattaaaatataatataattaataatttaaataaaaatttaatttaaaataatatattttaacagtttGCATATGACAGAGcatgaattttttcagaaaaagggatggaaaggaaagagattagagagaaaaagaaaatgggagtgaaaaggaaaaaataaaaaggtaaaatatcaggttaaattgttaatcgtttgaatattatttattttatgtagttggcagcccgcaattatatatgttattggctttttttttaattatttttttggcttattatttttttgcgcgcgcgtgcgtgtgtaaaattatgtaaatttataaatcattacatagtattatataaaatattttattaaaaattattatttacttaatttttttaactttttttataaatacatacatatgtgtgtgtgtgtttataaaaaattaagtttaaaaaaattaagtaaataataatttttaataaaatatgcttttatatgatattatgtaattatttataaaattacacttacacgttttttattcaaaattgcagaagataaaggatagattaaagaaagggaaaaagataaagaaagataaagataaaggtatttacatttaaaaaatggagggagaaaaaaggaagaaagacgaggtatataataattatttaaaaagctgttgcgttatttttttttataaaatagcatGTTATCTGATATTTCCcctcattactttttttcttacaatcttTTCTTCCCTTTCTCATTCTCTTTTGCACTCTATATTTGTTCCCTCTATCTACAGAAGTCATTGTTTCacctaattatattttaatataatttgcctATTTTGcctatatattttacacaccccatctatctatttatctatttacccatatctttcatttacttttataaaaattaaaaaattaaaattttatgttaaaaaagatttaaaagtttaaagataaatttaaaagaaatatatttataaacataattatacagACATGATGTGCAATGAGCAAAATTGCGCGCATAGAAAGTGTCCGCATTTGGTTtttaaagggttaaaataatataatatattaaatatattatataattctttttcaatataaaattattattttattttatcaatatgtttttatcataatttgttttttaataaagtttaataatatagcaaataattaataatataggggagaaggtggtaatatggccatccatttatattttatttaataactttgttaataattaatattttgagttgaaattttatgattatatttatcaaaatattgctcattagattttcaattcaaaattataaaatatttatcatattatatattatttataaaaatgtaacgatacTGCAAAATAGGCCGAAAAGAAATGGGAGGATAAATATGGCtaccacaaaaataaatgtaaaaaaattggttttgtttaaaaatgccacagtattttgttagaaacatatatttatataaaataagatgttATATCGAAACAGatgatttttattcacatttaatggaaattaaataaaaataattttaaatctaaaggaccctattatataaaaaatttgaaaaaatgaacAGCCTTAAATTAAACCTTTAATCGATTTATCGAGAAATTTTGTCGAAATGGAGATCTCGAAAGTGACTATTACTAGCACACTTAGATGGCCATATTGACAACATCCTATATCATCgttcaattttgtataactcgaaatatatacagccgaataaagagttaaataataaaaaagttcccaagtgtacatacatttggaTGATAATGcggttaagtttaaaaagaatgagaaagtatgtgtaattaaatgttaaaatgtaccttaaaaaattttcgaaatctttaaaagtaaaaatgctttataataaatgttgactgttgtgctttgtcatattagcatctttatataacagtaggctactaaacaaatatcatgaataattattaaaattcgtcAGCTAATAATGGAGTTAATATGGGTAGCCATATTATGTCCACGTTGGCTATATTACCATTTTCTCCTCTACTATATTAAATGTGTatctaatacattatatatattgtaaaaatcttttccaatataaaattataattattttattttattaatgtaatttatgttttttaagtttagaaatatagtaaatattatttcaatataaaatataaaattataattattattttattttataaatttgttttttattaaaaatttaataatatagtataatatatatttaaggtGGTTCtccaaaaaaatcattttcttagaaattttttgaaaattaaactatatctTAATGAGACTATGATGCATgcaaaaaaactgaaaaaattatgaaaaaacctatgaaatattttgtaaaatatttattttattttaataatattatgcataagaaaataagaaaaagaatcaattgatacaaaaaaccacaaaactgtttttacaaaaaacatgatattaataattatattttttatataaatatgatttttttaaaataactatgtatatttttgacattattacctggttttatatttgttttccttctttttctccctttctctttctctctctctctctctttatctatacattttttaaaaagcacgACATTGTTTACTGTATAATAcagaacattttatataaattatgaaatattttgtgaaatattcattttttattattttattttaataatatgcacaaaataagaaaaagaatttaaaaaccatgacattttgtgcatataaatatttgttagaatagcatgcttttttataaaaaacagttatgtggTCTTTTTATGCCAATAGAttgttcttatattattttatacataatattattacaataaaatgataaaaaatgaatattttacgaaatattttatagtttagttttttgcataacaagaaatattttataaaaattataaaatatttcgtaaattattcattttttctcgttttattgtaataatattatgcataaaataataagaagaatTTATTGGCATAAAAAGACAACATAActgttttttacaaaaaagcataatatttcaacaaatatttatatgcacaaaataattttttgtgaaaacagCTATAtggttttcttatattaattaatttttttttattttgtgcataatataaattataaaaataaaatgataaaaaatgaatattttagaaaatattttataatttgtatgttgcaaaatgttttttattatacagaaaactaagctatgaaatattttgtaaaatatttactttttgattattttatctcaatatttttatgcacaaaataatgaaggaaattatttattatataaagaaaagaaaattaaaagatagtaaagaaaattttaaaaaataaagaaagtagttttatgttaataatattatgcacaaaataataaaaagaatctattggtataaaaagattacataactgtttttttactaaaaaaacatgatattgtGTACTAAATACCTATATGCACAAAAagatgagaaaaattattttttataaagaaaataaaatctaaaagaacagtaaaataaaggtgaacataaaagtctatTATAGTTTTTGGACATCTCCAATAATAAGCgagatatgaattttttaatttgtacgaatgagagcgcacCGAAAGAAGTGCAGgagctcgattcttgaattcattcgcaaaagaaacgtatttgcaaattctgatcttatagaaaagttagaaatttattggctgttgtatggcttttaaccaataaacttgcaacttttctgtttgaaagggtatttgcgcatacgtttctcttgcgaataaattcaagaatcgagcctcTGAGCCACTTCAGCTATAGCACGGCTCATTgtgtcaagcattggctgccggtttGAGCGGCTTAGCGCTGCTTTCGGTGCGCTCTTAtttgttcaatttaaaaaattattattttggctattattggagatatccaaaaactatagtagatttttatgttcacctTAATCTCGTCTATCTTTCTATTAAGTATTGCATACATTATACGAGACACCGTGTATATAGGGCGTTTTCTGTAAATGGAGATCTCTCTCTGCCCAGAATAtacttcaatattaaaaaagcagCAAGTGCGCAAATTATAGCTAAAAAcgtctatttttaaatgccgtttggtattttttgaaaaatttagtacaaGATACCAATATGGTGTCAAATTGAGACTATTTTCCCTCATTTATGAAcagaatatttgaacaaaatatcAAGACACAATATATAGACTTTAAAATGCGTTTTCAGAGTAGCTGAAAATTTCTAGATACtcattttagttaaaatattattttttgatacttCGATCGAATATTCTGCGTGTAACTCACTgattttagttataatttgtTCGAAACTGATGAACAATTATTGCAaacgtataatattacaaatttaaaaatcagaaattttCGAGCTAACTACAAAGGGTTTcaaaatatagattataatATAGCTGAACAATCTAATAGTAATGTGTCTACAACTGGTAATCAACAatcatttgtattaaaaaaatacacaaaaagaaaatgtaacaaaCAATATGGCTGGactatctaataataatttgtccGGAACTGATGAACAATTATtgcaaacatataatattacaaatttaaaaattagaaattttcgaGCTAACTACAAAGGGTTTTAAAATACagattatcataatttaagtcaacattatgtagaaaaaatggAAGTCGAGTGTCAATATTGTAGAGGGAAACATTTTCATGCTGAAAAAGTTCACAATAAAGATAACTCATTCAAAGATAGTTGTAATCATGGAAAAGTTATATTGGAACCTTtaccaacattttttaatgaactacaacaattatttttgggaaatcataaaaaatctaatgagtttttttaaaaacctaAGAAGTTACAATGGTGCATTTTCTTTTGCATCTCTTAATGCTAATTtggttaattttaatgcataaaaACGAGGACcttattgtttcaaaattcaaggttaaatttattaccaaATTAATACTGCATTATATCCTGCTATAAATGAGCAATCAAGTTATGGACAGCTTTTTATTCTTGACGCTAACGAAGCTACAGAATGccgtttaaatgtaaatacaaatCTTCATGAAGAGTTATTGCGTACATTAGATGACATtattcgtaataataatatatttgctcAATCATATCAAATGATGCACGAAGAAATACTTAATCAAAAAAGTTTAGGTTTAAATATacctaatttaaaaataggatttttaaataaaaaaacaggcATTGATCGTGGAAGATATaatgttcaaaaaattaataaagttgctgcaatattttcaACTACTGCAGATGGAAATATTCCTGATTGTTATGTTACAATTAGAAACAAATgtgataaaactttaaaatacgTTAGTATGGATCCAAACGTTGAACCTTGGATTTATCCAATGTATTATCCATATGGTACACAAGGTTGGcatgataatattaaacaaatcgGATGGAAAACGTGTAACTAGATCCATGTATGTTCAATACCGAATGGCTGTATGTAATAAtgtcaatgtttttttaataggtAAACGGCTATTTCAACAATGGCTTGTTGATAGCtatgtaaaaatagaaaaagatagaattaaTTGGTGTAAAGTAAATCAAAAACATTTGAGAGTGGAAAAGCACCAAGGACTGATTgactatttagaaaaaaagtggCTGATACTAATGTTTATATTGGACGTGTAATAATACttccttctacatttattggTTCATCTAGAAATATGATGCAAAATTATCAAGATGCGATGACTATTGTTCGCAAATATGGTAaaccagatatttttattacaatgacTTGTAATCCAAATTGGcttgaaattaaagaaaatttgctTCCAAATCAACAACTTAATGATAGACCTGATATTTGCGCtagaatttttgatataaaaaaaataatttgatagatTTGATTGTTCAACAGAAATTTTTTGGTGAAGTAAAAGcatttgtttatgtaatcGAATTTCAGAAACGCAGTTTGCCGCACATACATATGTTAATAACTATGaaacaaaattgcaaaattactaatttggaaactgttgataaatatatttctgctgAAATTCCCGATCCtgctattgataaaaatttacatgaaattgtCATGAAGAATATGATTCATGGACCATATGGTGATTGGTGTATGATAAATggaaaatgttcaaaacattTTCCAAAATCCTTTCACGAAGAAACAACTATGGATGAAAATGGTTATCCACAATATCGTCGAAGAGACACTGGCATTTTGTATGAGAAACCCGAAGAATTTGTAGTAGATAATCGGTTTGTTCCTTATTGTCCCatattatcacaaatttttaattgt
This genomic window from Monomorium pharaonis isolate MP-MQ-018 unplaced genomic scaffold, ASM1337386v2 scaffold_169, whole genome shotgun sequence contains:
- the LOC118648093 gene encoding uncharacterized protein LOC118648093 isoform X2 encodes the protein MKRSLPHIHMLITMKQNCKITNLETVDKYISAEIPDPAIDKNLHEIVMKNMIHGPYGDWCMINGKCSKHFPKSFHEETTMDENGYPQYRRRDTGILYEKPEEFVVDNRFVPYCPILSQIFNCHINVEVVSSIKSIKYLYKYIYKGHDAASVVIEQDVNNVEIVHDEIKDFIEARYVGPVEAYWRL